ACTTAGATACCCAAACTCCAATGTCAATCACATTACAGAATTATATCACTGACCACGTTTTTGGGTATGATATATTTTTACTCTGTACCTGATCAACTACAAACAATGTTCAGGATGCACAAGATATCCGAGTACACATTGTCCTACCATGTTACTGTGCCAGCTTCTCTGGGGGTGAATGAATCACACCAGAAGCATTCACTTCACCTATAAGATCATCTTGAGAGAACTTTAGGGCTGGGTTAATTTTGCCATTGATATCTTTGTAAGAGTCTACGATTGACGTCATTTCACCTGGACCATCTCGAGCTGCTAGGGCAATACTTTCATCAGGTATATTAACAATACACATGAATACATCGTATCTTCGTGGGAAGATGCCAGTCTCAAATGCATACTTGAGAGGGTATGAAACAGACACTATTGTAATTAAGGAGATGAGCATGGAAATAGTCTTGAAGGGGAACAGTTGTGCATTATTTTCATAGTCAAAGCCAGGATACTTGATGAAGGCCGGTACACCAATGGCTGTTTCGCCCCCAGAAAGACGGAAGAACAGTCCGAGGATATAGCCAGCGAGGGAGCCATATGTGTTGCTGAATTTCACATATATGACGCAGATAAGTTGAGGGAAGAGAACAACGTAGACAAGGTCAGCGCAGAGATACCACAGTTCATAGATGGAGGTGACCAGAATGGCCATCACTGTGGACAAGAGTCCCACGCCAAAGATCGCCACTCTCATTACCCACAGGATCTCTTTTTCAGAAGCCTGGAATGAAGATGTTTCAAGATGAAAGAAAGGCTGTGGATGAATTACTCTTACCTCCTTTTGGTATATTATTATGCTGTTAAGTAAGGCCAGAACGATAATGTTTCTTATTTGGATGAATTACTCTTACCTCCTTTTGGTATATTATTATGCTGTTAAGTAAGGCCAGAACGATAATGTTTCTTATTTTTTATAatagatttttgtcctcagaaaaacTAATGGTAGGAGgaaaaaaacagacaaaaagaATAGTCAAAGCAACATTCCTATtaaatttatgaagtgtatattaTTGGTCCCCAAAACGATGTacaaaatttatattttttgaTAATTATTTATGAATTCATTCTATTTTACTTTCTTTCTTTCCTtctttccttccttccttccttccttcattcattcatccgggaaaattaattattattattttattcttATTCTTTCAATACGACCAGCAGATCTgtgaaataagaaataaaattggtctggtctAATTAgaatatacaaatacacattgACAAGAATTTGATTACAAGAGTATTTGGTACAGAAAATTCACCTTGATATACCATAAAACATTACATTGGTCACAGGTTTTAAGATTAACTTTGAAAAGGTTTTCTCACCATTGATAACAAAACTTTTCTGTAAAGATCTACTGAGGAACAAAAACCGACAGCAAAATTAATGATTCACCAGTATCACCAACAGATGTACAAAACTTCTTTCAAATGAACCAAAATAGCTGAGAGATAGCTATAAACAGCTGTTTCAATAAGCCCTTGATAGCACAATCTTTAGGTGATAAGTGACAGTAATGATATACTGAAATACCAACAATATATAAACCACTGCCTGTAGTTTCTTTTCAGacatttctttcatatttgtttttgatattaCAGTAGAATATTTAGGTAGAACTGGTACAGATGTCAAGTACTTCATCTTATGTATTGCAGTGATACTTTTCCTTCTCAGAGCAAACATATTATGctattatttattcatatttattttaaaaaatgttagcACCCTTTATCTCCTTACCTGCACTCAAATGCCCAGAAACATAATTTCAACAGATTATCTTATGTGGGTAGTATTCAGTGGATGTAATGTTCAATGTATTTCAAAGTTTATCTGTTAGCGTATGACCTCATTCTAGTTGATCTGGTTTGGCACATTTCCTGTGTAGCCAAGAGTCAGTTGCCTTTATTGTCCCTCTGTACTGACCTTCTGTCGGAAGATACACTTGTAGATGTTGCGGGAGAACATGGAGCTGGCTGAAAAGATGGAGGAGTCTGCTGAGGACATGACTGCAGCAGACACTGCGCCAAGACCCACGAATGATACAAAGTCCGGGCAAAGGAACTGCAGGCACATTGGGAGGATCAAGTTTAGCCGTTCAGATGGGATAGGAAGAGGGCCATCGTAGGATGTATGGTTCCAGTCTGAAAAAACATTTAGCTGgttgtaaaaatattttcaatcccAACATTACATTCAGAGATAGAGAAACTGGACTCTGCTTTGCAAAACTAGAACAGAAATAAAAGTCCCACATTTTGATGgatgcatgtcatcacatcACAACTGAATGGTTAATACTTAGTAGAGCAGttacagtgtttgctcatcatgccaaagacctgggtttgattccccacatgtttgCAATGTGTTCAGCCCTTATCGTGTgtctcctgtcgtgatattgctggaatattgcaaagagtGGCGCAatactaaagtcactcactcactcactggactgtctagtgCTGattgctgccacatagctgaatCATACTCATGAGGGATGAATAGTCAAGTCACTTCAGGTCAAGACGTTCTGTAATAGTCTATTTGACTGATTCTAGGTAAAGCTATGACTCAGCTAAAAACGTTTTTCCATTCTGTATGTGTCTGTGGAATCCACAGGAATGAGGCAACCATAATCCAGAGCAAGAATCATTCTCTTGAGAAAGCAGATATTTCATATAGTTTCTTTGTAACTGATACTGTCCGAAATTGTCCTTCTGTGCAGTCTTACCTGTAGAGGCTGCAACTGCCCCGAACAGCACAGCAGGGAGGGCCATGATGACGCAGCCAAATGCAGCTACGTAGGACAAGATCTGGGCTTTGAAGGCCGACTTAGAGGACAAAACTCGCTGGAAGTACACCTGCAGCACAGACAGCATCACACATGAACACCACTTCATCATCAGTACTGCCACTAAAGAAAGCTTTCCCACTGT
The nucleotide sequence above comes from Haliotis asinina isolate JCU_RB_2024 chromosome 5, JCU_Hal_asi_v2, whole genome shotgun sequence. Encoded proteins:
- the LOC137285009 gene encoding high-affinity choline transporter 1-like, coding for MTIHIPGLIAIVLFYVLILGVGLWAARKSKQSGETADSENVMLAGRNIGGLVGIFTMTATWVGGAYINGTAEIIVRDGLVWCQAPFGYALSLIFGGLFFANKMRSEGYVTMLDPFQYKYGERMGGLLYVPALLGEVFWTAAILSALGATLSVIVDLDSKTAIIVSSCIALFYTLIGGLYSVAYTDVVQLFCIFLGLWISVPFAMTNEAVHPITVNATENWVKSLDPTYTWMYMDSMLLLIFGGIPWQVYFQRVLSSKSAFKAQILSYVAAFGCVIMALPAVLFGAVAASTDWNHTSYDGPLPIPSERLNLILPMCLQFLCPDFVSFVGLGAVSAAVMSSADSSIFSASSMFSRNIYKCIFRQKASEKEILWVMRVAIFGVGLLSTVMAILVTSIYELWYLCADLVYVVLFPQLICVIYVKFSNTYGSLAGYILGLFFRLSGGETAIGVPAFIKYPGFDYENNAQLFPFKTISMLISLITIVSVSYPLKYAFETGIFPRRYDVFMCIVNIPDESIALAARDGPGEMTSIVDSYKDINGKINPALKFSQDDLIGEVNASGVIHSPPEKLAQ